Proteins from a genomic interval of Pseudomonas versuta:
- the tcdA gene encoding tRNA cyclic N6-threonylcarbamoyladenosine(37) synthase TcdA — MSTEDPRFAGVARLYGIEGLERLRAAHVAIVGVGGVGSWAAEAIARCGVGEISLFDLDDVCVSNSNRQLHALSSTIGRDKVEVMAERLRQINPDCTVHEVADFVTRETMAEYITPNIDCVIDCIDSVNAKAALIAWCKRRKIQIITTGGAGGQIDPTLIQVCDLNRTFNDPLASKVRSTLRRDYGFSRTMTRHYSVPCVFSTEQLRYPKPDGSICLQKSFVGDGVKLDCAGGFGAVMMVTATFGMVAATKAVDKIVAGVRRPSERVKPA, encoded by the coding sequence ATGAGTACAGAAGATCCGCGGTTTGCCGGCGTTGCCCGGTTATATGGCATAGAAGGCCTGGAGCGGCTGCGTGCGGCGCATGTGGCAATCGTCGGCGTGGGCGGCGTCGGGTCGTGGGCGGCAGAAGCCATTGCCCGCTGCGGTGTGGGCGAGATTTCGCTGTTTGACCTGGATGACGTTTGCGTCAGTAACAGCAATCGCCAGTTACATGCCTTGAGCTCAACCATAGGTCGGGACAAGGTCGAAGTGATGGCCGAGCGTCTGCGCCAGATCAATCCTGACTGCACGGTGCATGAGGTCGCGGACTTCGTGACCCGCGAAACCATGGCCGAGTACATCACCCCCAATATTGATTGCGTGATCGACTGTATCGACAGCGTGAATGCCAAGGCGGCACTGATTGCCTGGTGCAAGCGGCGCAAGATCCAGATCATCACCACCGGTGGTGCGGGCGGGCAGATTGACCCGACGCTGATTCAGGTGTGCGATTTGAACCGTACCTTTAATGATCCGCTGGCTTCAAAAGTGCGATCGACCTTGCGCCGCGATTATGGCTTCTCGCGCACCATGACCCGTCATTACAGCGTGCCGTGCGTGTTTTCGACCGAGCAACTGCGTTATCCAAAACCTGACGGCAGCATTTGCCTGCAGAAAAGCTTTGTCGGGGACGGGGTCAAGCTTGATTGTGCCGGGGGATTTGGCGCGGTGATGATGGTGACGGCCACTTTTGGCATGGTTGCAGCCACCAAGGCCGTGGACAAGATAGTGGCGGGTGTGCGGCGGCCTTCGGAGCGGGTGAAGCCTGCCTGA
- a CDS encoding SufE family protein: MTLPADAQAALDSFEHCNSWEQRARLLMQWGQRLPELNEADKNETSRVHGCESQVWLVGTLQAGRWQFAASSDARLIRGLVALLLARVNGLSTEQLQQVDLPAWFNQLGLSRQLSPSRSNGLNAVLQRMRELAG, translated from the coding sequence ATGACCTTGCCCGCTGACGCACAGGCCGCCCTCGACAGCTTTGAACACTGCAATAGCTGGGAACAACGCGCGCGCCTGCTGATGCAATGGGGGCAACGCCTGCCAGAGCTGAACGAAGCGGACAAAAACGAGACCAGCCGCGTGCATGGCTGCGAAAGCCAGGTGTGGCTGGTCGGTACACTTCAAGCCGGCCGCTGGCAATTTGCTGCCAGCAGCGATGCGCGATTGATCCGGGGCCTGGTGGCACTGTTGCTGGCACGGGTCAATGGCTTGTCCACTGAGCAACTGCAACAGGTGGATTTGCCCGCCTGGTTCAATCAGTTGGGCCTGAGCCGCCAGCTGTCACCGTCGCGCAGCAATGGGCTGAATGCCGTATTGCAGCGGATGCGCGAGCTGGCAGGCTAA